One Pseudomonas entomophila genomic window carries:
- a CDS encoding NAD(P)H-quinone oxidoreductase: protein MKALQGVDGHVAWVEADRPACDAGQVRIRVAAAGLNRADLLQMKGLYPPPPGASPYMGLECAGVVEEVGAGADWRVGDRVCALLASGAMAEEVVVDARHVLPVPEGLSLHEAAALPEVYATAWLNIFQLGGLKAGEKVLVHAGASGVGSAAIQLCKAFGSPVWVSVGSPERLAYCQGLGAAGGVVRNANLDELEQLGPFDVILDPVGAGYGQLNLKVLARDGRWVIIGLMGGRKFELDLALVLGKRLEITGSTLRNRDDGFKAELLRELQQQVWPLFSEGRLSPQLVDTYPVEFAQAAYAELESNQVSGKLVMVIDPSLA, encoded by the coding sequence GTGAAGGCATTGCAAGGCGTTGACGGACATGTGGCCTGGGTCGAGGCCGATCGTCCGGCCTGTGACGCGGGGCAGGTGCGTATTCGCGTGGCTGCCGCGGGGCTGAACCGCGCCGACCTGTTGCAGATGAAGGGGCTGTATCCGCCACCGCCAGGCGCCAGTCCGTACATGGGCCTGGAATGCGCCGGCGTGGTCGAGGAAGTCGGTGCCGGCGCTGACTGGCGCGTGGGTGACCGGGTGTGCGCGCTGCTGGCCAGCGGGGCCATGGCCGAGGAAGTGGTGGTCGATGCCCGCCATGTGCTGCCGGTGCCCGAGGGCCTGAGCCTGCACGAAGCGGCGGCGTTGCCCGAGGTGTATGCCACGGCCTGGTTGAACATCTTCCAGCTCGGTGGCCTGAAGGCCGGCGAGAAGGTGCTGGTGCATGCCGGGGCCAGTGGCGTGGGTTCGGCAGCGATCCAGCTGTGCAAGGCTTTCGGTAGCCCGGTGTGGGTCAGCGTGGGTTCGCCGGAGCGCCTGGCCTACTGCCAGGGCCTGGGCGCGGCGGGTGGCGTGGTGCGCAACGCCAACCTCGATGAACTGGAGCAACTCGGGCCGTTCGATGTGATCCTCGATCCGGTGGGTGCCGGTTACGGGCAGTTGAACCTCAAGGTGCTGGCCCGCGACGGGCGCTGGGTGATCATTGGTTTGATGGGCGGACGCAAGTTCGAGCTGGACCTGGCGCTGGTGCTGGGCAAGCGCCTGGAGATCACCGGGTCGACCCTGCGCAATCGGGACGACGGGTTCAAGGCCGAGTTGCTGCGCGAGCTGCAGCAGCAGGTGTGGCCATTGTTCAGTGAAGGGCGGTTGTCACCGCAGTTGGTCGATACCTATCCGGTTGAGTTCGCCCAGGCGGCGTATGCCGAGCTTGAGAGCAACCAGGTGTCGGGCAAGTTGGTCATGGTGATCGATCCGAGCCTGGCGTAA
- a CDS encoding carboxy terminal-processing peptidase: protein MKHFLPSTALALVIGLGSLALGGNAAAANKWDSLQPDRDEVVASLNIVELLKRHHYSKPPLDDARSVIIYDSYIKLLDPSRSYFTAADIAEFDKWKTQFDDFLKSGNLDPGFTIYKRYLDRVKQRLDFALNELNKGVDKIDFTVKEDLLVDRKDAPWMKNQAELDDLWRKRVKDEVLRQKISGKELKQVQETLTKRYKNQLSRLDQTRAEDIFQAYINTFAQSYDPHTNYLSPDNAENFDINMSLSLEGIGAVLQSDNDQVKIVRLVPAGPAAKTKQVAPADKIIGVAQGNKEMVDVVGWRLDEVVKLIRGPKGSVVRLEVIPASNAPNDQTSKIVAITREAVKLEEQAAKKSVLKLKQDGRDYKLGIIEIPAFYLDFKAYRAGDPDYKSTTRDVKKLLTELQKEKVDGVVIDLRNNGGGSLQEATELTSLFIEKGPTVLVRNADGRVDVLEDENPGAFYKGPLALLVNRLSASASEIFAGAMQDYHRALIIGGQTFGKGTVQTIQPLNHGELKLTLAKFYRVSGQSTQHQGVLPDIAYPSIIDTKEIGESALPEAMPWDTIRPVVKPASDPFKPFLAQLKAQHDARSDKDAEFVYIRDRLALTQKLMNEKTVSLNEQERRARHDEIEAKQLALENIRRKAKGEEPLKELKKEDEDALPAEPEDTKPEDDAYLSETGRILLDYLGLSTSVAKH from the coding sequence ATGAAGCATTTCCTCCCCAGCACCGCCCTCGCCCTGGTGATCGGGCTCGGCAGCCTCGCGCTCGGTGGCAATGCGGCCGCCGCCAACAAGTGGGACAGCCTGCAGCCGGACCGCGACGAGGTCGTCGCCAGCCTCAACATCGTCGAACTGCTCAAGCGCCACCACTACAGCAAGCCGCCACTGGACGACGCCCGTTCGGTCATCATCTATGACAGCTACATCAAGCTGCTCGACCCTTCGCGCAGCTACTTCACCGCTGCGGATATCGCCGAATTCGACAAGTGGAAGACCCAGTTCGACGACTTCCTCAAGAGCGGCAACCTCGACCCCGGCTTCACCATCTACAAGCGCTACCTGGACCGCGTGAAGCAGCGTCTGGACTTCGCCCTCAACGAACTGAACAAAGGCGTCGACAAGATCGACTTCACGGTGAAGGAAGACCTGCTGGTCGACCGCAAGGACGCCCCGTGGATGAAGAACCAGGCCGAGCTCGACGACCTGTGGCGCAAACGCGTCAAGGACGAGGTACTGCGCCAGAAGATCTCCGGCAAGGAGCTCAAGCAGGTCCAGGAAACCCTCACCAAGCGCTACAAGAACCAGCTGTCGCGCCTGGACCAGACCCGTGCCGAAGACATCTTCCAGGCCTACATCAACACCTTCGCCCAATCCTACGACCCGCACACCAACTACCTGTCGCCGGACAACGCCGAGAACTTCGACATCAACATGAGCCTGTCGCTCGAAGGCATCGGCGCGGTGCTGCAAAGCGACAACGACCAGGTCAAGATCGTGCGCCTGGTGCCGGCTGGCCCGGCGGCGAAAACCAAACAGGTCGCCCCCGCCGACAAGATCATCGGCGTCGCCCAGGGCAACAAGGAAATGGTAGACGTGGTCGGCTGGCGCCTGGACGAAGTGGTCAAGCTGATCCGCGGCCCGAAAGGTTCGGTGGTGCGCCTGGAGGTCATCCCGGCCAGCAACGCACCGAACGACCAGACCAGCAAGATCGTCGCAATCACCCGCGAAGCCGTGAAGCTCGAGGAGCAGGCGGCGAAAAAGTCGGTGCTCAAGCTCAAGCAGGACGGCCGCGACTACAAGCTGGGGATCATCGAGATCCCGGCCTTCTACCTGGACTTCAAGGCCTACCGCGCGGGTGACCCGGACTACAAGAGCACCACCCGCGACGTGAAGAAACTGCTGACCGAACTGCAGAAGGAAAAAGTCGACGGCGTGGTCATCGACCTGCGCAACAACGGTGGCGGCTCGCTGCAGGAAGCCACCGAACTGACCAGCCTGTTCATCGAGAAAGGCCCGACCGTGCTGGTGCGCAATGCTGACGGCCGTGTCGACGTGCTCGAGGACGAGAACCCCGGCGCCTTCTACAAAGGCCCGCTGGCGCTGCTGGTCAACCGCCTCTCGGCGTCCGCCTCGGAGATCTTCGCCGGTGCCATGCAGGACTACCACCGCGCGCTGATCATCGGTGGCCAGACCTTCGGCAAGGGCACCGTGCAAACCATCCAGCCGCTCAACCACGGCGAGCTCAAGCTCACCCTGGCCAAGTTCTACCGGGTTTCCGGGCAGAGCACCCAGCACCAGGGCGTGCTGCCGGACATCGCCTACCCATCGATCATCGATACGAAGGAAATCGGCGAAAGCGCGCTGCCTGAAGCCATGCCCTGGGACACTATTCGCCCGGTGGTCAAGCCGGCCTCTGACCCGTTCAAGCCGTTCCTGGCCCAGCTCAAGGCGCAGCATGACGCACGCAGCGACAAGGACGCCGAGTTCGTCTACATCCGCGACCGCCTGGCATTGACCCAGAAGCTGATGAACGAGAAGACCGTCAGCCTCAACGAGCAGGAGCGTCGCGCCCGCCACGACGAGATCGAGGCCAAGCAGTTGGCCCTTGAGAACATTCGTCGCAAGGCCAAGGGCGAGGAGCCGCTCAAGGAGCTGAAGAAGGAAGACGAGGATGCGCTGCCGGCCGAGCCGGAAGACACCAAGCCCGAGGACGACGCCTACCTCTCCGAGACAGGCCGCATCCTGCTCGACTACCTGGGCCTGAGCACTTCGGTGGCCAAGCACTGA
- a CDS encoding ABC transporter ATP-binding protein, which produces MSFVSVQKLQKSYAGSPVFENIDCQIERGEFVTLLGPSGCGKSTLLRCIAGLTPVDHGRILLDGQDIVPLSPQKRGIGMVFQSYALFPNMTVEQNVAFGLRMQKVKADESQARVREVLDLVELGSFAGRYPHQLSGGQCQRVALARSLVTRPRLLLLDEPLSALDARIRKHLREQIRAIQRELGLTTIFVTHDQEEALTMSDRIVLMNQGRIVQSGDAETLYTAPVDLFAAGFIGNYNLLDAESASRLLQRPVASRLAIRPESITLSLNGELDGEVRSHSLLGNVIRYRVKVRDVELVVDVLNRSAADLHADGQRVSLSIDPTALREVA; this is translated from the coding sequence ATGAGCTTCGTCAGCGTACAGAAACTGCAAAAAAGCTACGCCGGCAGCCCGGTGTTCGAGAACATCGACTGCCAGATCGAACGCGGCGAGTTCGTCACCCTGCTCGGCCCCTCCGGCTGCGGCAAGTCCACCCTGCTGCGCTGCATCGCCGGGCTGACACCGGTGGACCACGGGCGAATCCTGCTCGATGGCCAGGACATCGTCCCGCTCAGCCCGCAGAAGCGCGGCATCGGCATGGTGTTCCAGAGCTACGCGCTGTTCCCCAACATGACCGTGGAGCAGAACGTCGCCTTCGGCCTGCGCATGCAGAAGGTCAAGGCCGACGAAAGCCAGGCCCGGGTGCGTGAGGTGCTCGACCTGGTGGAGCTGGGCAGCTTTGCCGGCCGCTACCCGCATCAACTGTCCGGTGGCCAATGCCAGCGCGTCGCTCTTGCCCGTTCACTGGTCACCCGCCCGCGCCTGCTGCTGCTCGACGAGCCGCTGTCGGCACTGGATGCGCGCATCCGCAAGCACCTGCGCGAGCAGATCCGCGCGATCCAGCGCGAGCTGGGGCTGACCACCATCTTCGTCACCCACGACCAGGAAGAAGCGCTGACCATGTCGGACCGCATCGTCCTGATGAACCAGGGGCGCATCGTCCAGAGCGGCGACGCCGAGACCCTCTACACCGCCCCTGTCGACCTGTTCGCCGCGGGCTTCATCGGCAACTACAACCTGCTCGACGCCGAAAGCGCCAGCCGCCTGCTGCAACGCCCGGTGGCCAGCCGCCTGGCCATCCGCCCGGAGTCCATCACCTTGAGTTTGAACGGTGAACTGGACGGCGAGGTACGCAGCCACAGCCTGCTGGGCAACGTCATCCGCTATCGGGTGAAGGTACGCGATGTGGAGCTGGTGGTGGACGTGCTCAACCGTTCGGCGGCAGACCTGCACGCCGACGGCCAGCGGGTATCCTTGTCGATCGACCCCACGGCGCTACGGGAAGTAGCCTAA
- a CDS encoding bifunctional diguanylate cyclase/phosphodiesterase, with protein MTVTEQLSALSAILAQRSVHSLFQPIVCLSERRILGYEALSRGPSNSPLHSPLNLFAIARQAGRLSELEVLCRESACRRFSEQGLEGKLFLNISPESLLEPHHPSGRTLKMLEQVGLPPSRVVIELTEQTPTEDFQLLYNALHHYRDMGFSIALDDLGAGYSSLRLWSELRPDYVKIDRHFIDGIHLDPLKREFVGSILQIARASRAQVIAEGIELKDELAVLGEMGVDLVQGYLLGRPQEFPHRDTLTLLPQAPGTGVALGEDSHDLSALLIEQPAVTLDTATQHVLEAFRRQANLNSLAVLDERGKPCGIVHRHSLADALLKPFGTDLFARKPISRLMSQDYLAVERGQSLQQVSRLLTSRARQRIEEDFIITQSGRYQGLGRVIDVLKLITEQKLQQARHANPLTLLPGNVPIQQCLARLLEQRREAAVCYVDIDSFKPFNDIYGYARGDEVLLCLAQCLNDCVDPSRDFVGHIGGDDFMLVLGSSDWRTRLQLLLEAFARQCRRFYRSEHLEAGCFTSHNRQGQRETFALLSLSIGVVWLAAGSSLELDAGQLAELASQAKRQAKDTLGSSLSLIDTTLQERL; from the coding sequence ATGACCGTCACCGAACAGCTCAGCGCATTGAGCGCCATCCTGGCTCAACGCAGCGTCCACAGCCTGTTCCAACCCATCGTCTGCCTGTCCGAACGCCGCATCCTCGGTTACGAGGCCCTCAGCCGCGGCCCGTCCAACAGCCCGTTGCACTCACCGTTGAACCTGTTCGCCATCGCCCGCCAGGCCGGGCGCCTGAGCGAGCTGGAAGTGCTGTGCCGGGAAAGCGCCTGCCGCCGTTTCAGCGAGCAGGGCCTGGAAGGCAAGCTGTTCCTCAACATCTCGCCGGAATCGCTGCTCGAACCCCACCACCCGTCCGGGCGCACCCTGAAGATGCTCGAACAGGTCGGCCTGCCGCCCAGCCGCGTGGTCATCGAGCTGACCGAACAGACCCCCACCGAAGACTTCCAGTTGCTGTACAACGCCCTGCACCACTACCGTGACATGGGTTTTTCCATTGCCCTGGACGACCTTGGAGCGGGCTATTCGAGCCTGCGCCTGTGGTCGGAACTGCGCCCCGACTACGTGAAGATCGACCGCCATTTCATCGACGGTATTCACCTGGACCCGCTCAAGCGCGAGTTCGTCGGCTCCATCCTGCAGATCGCCCGCGCTTCCCGCGCCCAGGTGATCGCCGAAGGTATCGAGCTGAAAGATGAACTGGCGGTACTCGGCGAGATGGGCGTCGACCTGGTGCAGGGCTACCTGCTTGGCCGTCCCCAGGAGTTTCCACACCGCGATACCCTCACCCTGCTGCCCCAGGCGCCGGGTACCGGCGTGGCCCTGGGCGAAGACAGCCACGACCTCAGCGCCCTGCTCATCGAGCAACCGGCGGTGACCCTCGACACCGCCACGCAGCACGTGCTCGAAGCCTTTCGCCGGCAAGCCAACCTGAACTCCCTGGCGGTGCTGGACGAGCGCGGCAAACCGTGTGGCATCGTGCATCGCCATTCGCTGGCCGATGCCCTGCTCAAGCCCTTCGGCACCGACCTGTTCGCGCGCAAGCCGATCAGCCGGCTGATGAGCCAGGACTACCTGGCCGTCGAGCGCGGCCAATCGCTGCAACAGGTCAGCCGACTGCTCACCAGCCGAGCCCGCCAGCGTATCGAGGAAGATTTCATCATCACCCAGAGCGGCCGTTACCAGGGGCTGGGGCGGGTGATCGACGTACTCAAACTGATCACCGAGCAGAAGCTCCAGCAGGCCCGGCATGCCAACCCGCTGACCCTCCTGCCGGGCAACGTGCCGATCCAGCAGTGCCTGGCCCGCCTGCTGGAACAGCGGCGCGAGGCGGCGGTGTGCTACGTCGATATCGACAGTTTCAAACCGTTCAACGACATCTACGGCTACGCCCGGGGCGATGAAGTGCTGCTGTGCCTGGCCCAGTGCCTGAACGATTGCGTGGATCCGAGCCGCGACTTCGTCGGGCATATCGGCGGGGACGATTTCATGCTGGTGCTGGGGTCCAGCGACTGGCGCACGCGCCTGCAACTGCTGCTGGAAGCCTTTGCCCGGCAGTGTCGGCGCTTCTACCGCAGCGAGCACCTGGAGGCGGGGTGTTTCACCTCGCACAACCGCCAGGGCCAGCGCGAGACCTTTGCGTTGCTGTCGCTCTCGATCGGGGTGGTGTGGCTGGCGGCCGGGAGCAGCCTTGAACTGGATGCCGGGCAATTGGCGGAACTGGCCTCCCAGGCCAAGCGCCAGGCCAAGGATACCCTCGGGTCGAGCCTGAGCCTGATTGATACCACACTGCAGGAGCGGCTTTAG
- a CDS encoding HAD family hydrolase, translating into MALAIFDLDETLIHGDCASLWSAQMARLGWVDGKAFLKRDHELMEAYGKGHLAMEDYMAFSLEPIAGRTLEEVEHLVEPWVEDVIEPIIYGDACRCIAEHRKRGDRILIISASGAHLVGPIAARLGVDEYLAIELEAVNGVFTGKTHGVLTYREGKITRLLAWLDQEQENLEGASFYSDSRNDLPLLLKVDYPNVVNPDSVLREHAEINGWPILSWT; encoded by the coding sequence ATGGCACTGGCAATTTTCGATCTGGACGAAACCCTCATCCATGGCGACTGCGCGTCGCTGTGGAGCGCGCAGATGGCCCGGCTGGGCTGGGTCGACGGCAAGGCGTTCCTCAAGCGCGACCATGAGCTGATGGAGGCCTACGGCAAGGGCCACCTGGCCATGGAGGACTACATGGCCTTCAGCCTGGAGCCCATCGCCGGGCGCACCCTGGAAGAGGTCGAGCACCTGGTCGAGCCGTGGGTGGAGGATGTGATCGAGCCGATCATCTATGGCGATGCCTGCCGCTGCATCGCCGAGCACCGCAAGCGTGGCGACCGGATCCTGATCATCTCGGCGAGCGGCGCGCACCTGGTGGGGCCGATCGCGGCACGCCTGGGCGTGGATGAATACCTGGCGATCGAACTGGAGGCGGTGAACGGAGTGTTTACCGGCAAGACCCACGGTGTGTTGACCTACCGTGAAGGCAAGATCACTCGGTTGCTGGCGTGGCTGGACCAGGAGCAGGAGAACCTGGAGGGGGCGAGTTTCTATTCCGACTCAAGGAACGACTTGCCGTTATTGCTGAAGGTGGATTATCCGAACGTGGTCAATCCGGATTCTGTGTTGCGTGAACATGCCGAAATCAATGGCTGGCCGATTCTGAGCTGGACCTGA
- a CDS encoding ABC transporter permease: MNASHRGRYLALLCLLPFAVFFIIFQVAPLAWVALNSLQSESGWGLANFSKVFASKFYLQALQRSLEISFWSSLFGIVIATLGAYSLRRVDSKLRDFVSAFANMTSNFAGVPLAFAFIILLGFNGALTLLLKQMGLLGDFSIYSKTGLILVYTYFQIPLGVLLLYPAFDALREDWRESAALLGASHWQFWRHIGLPVLTPALLGTFVILLANALGAYATVYALTTGNFNVLPIRIAGLVAGDISLDPNLASALAMVLVGLMTVVTVVHQWLLKRSYHAR, translated from the coding sequence ATCGCGGCCGCTACCTGGCCCTGCTCTGCCTGCTGCCGTTCGCCGTGTTCTTCATCATTTTCCAGGTCGCGCCGCTGGCCTGGGTCGCCCTCAACAGCCTGCAGAGCGAAAGCGGCTGGGGCCTGGCCAACTTCAGCAAGGTCTTCGCCTCGAAGTTCTACCTGCAGGCGCTGCAGCGCAGCCTGGAGATCAGCTTCTGGTCGAGCCTGTTCGGCATCGTCATCGCCACGCTGGGCGCCTATTCGTTGCGCCGGGTCGACTCTAAACTGCGCGACTTCGTCAGCGCCTTCGCCAACATGACCAGCAACTTCGCCGGCGTGCCGCTGGCGTTCGCCTTCATCATCCTGCTGGGTTTCAACGGCGCACTGACGCTGCTGCTCAAGCAGATGGGCCTGCTCGGTGATTTCAGCATCTATTCCAAGACCGGCCTGATCCTGGTCTACACCTACTTCCAGATCCCCCTGGGCGTGCTGCTGCTCTACCCCGCCTTCGACGCCCTGCGCGAAGACTGGCGCGAGTCCGCCGCGCTGCTGGGCGCCAGCCATTGGCAGTTCTGGCGGCATATCGGCCTGCCGGTGCTCACCCCGGCACTGCTGGGCACCTTCGTCATCCTGCTGGCCAACGCCCTGGGCGCCTATGCCACCGTCTATGCCCTGACCACCGGCAACTTCAACGTGCTACCGATCCGCATCGCCGGGCTGGTGGCCGGCGACATCAGCCTCGACCCGAACCTGGCCAGTGCCCTGGCGATGGTGCTGGTGGGGTTGATGACCGTGGTCACGGTGGTCCATCAATGGCTGCTCAAGAGGAGCTACCATGCGCGCTGA
- a CDS encoding ABC transporter permease yields MRAEHNAGGLYHRVVVYLLFLILLLPLAGTLLYSLATSWSATLLPSGLTFKWYLALWSEPRFLAAFGQSLLVCVGALLLSVVLILPLLFVVHYHFPKLDALMNVLILLPFAVPPVVSSVGLLQLYGSGPMAMVGTPWILIGCYFTIALPFMYRAITNNLQAINLRDLMDAAQLLGASTWQAAFLVVLPNLRKGLMVALLLSFSFLFGEFVFANLLVGTRYETLQVYLNNMRNSSGHFNSALVISYFAFVLVLTWVANRLNKDKT; encoded by the coding sequence ATGCGCGCTGAACACAACGCAGGCGGGCTCTACCACCGGGTGGTGGTCTACCTGCTGTTCCTGATCCTGCTGCTGCCGCTGGCCGGCACCCTGCTCTACTCGCTGGCCACCAGCTGGTCGGCGACCCTGCTGCCCAGTGGCCTGACCTTCAAGTGGTACCTCGCGCTGTGGAGCGAGCCGCGCTTCCTCGCCGCCTTCGGCCAGTCGCTGCTGGTGTGCGTGGGCGCGTTGCTGTTGTCGGTGGTGCTGATCCTGCCGCTGTTGTTCGTGGTGCATTACCACTTCCCGAAACTCGACGCGCTGATGAACGTGCTGATCCTGCTGCCGTTCGCGGTGCCGCCGGTGGTGTCGTCGGTGGGCCTGCTGCAGCTGTACGGCAGCGGGCCGATGGCCATGGTCGGCACACCCTGGATCCTGATCGGCTGCTACTTCACCATCGCCCTGCCGTTCATGTACCGGGCCATCACCAACAACCTGCAGGCCATCAACCTGCGCGACCTGATGGACGCCGCCCAACTGCTGGGCGCCAGCACCTGGCAGGCCGCCTTCCTGGTGGTGCTGCCCAACCTGCGCAAGGGCCTGATGGTGGCGCTGCTGCTGTCGTTCTCGTTCCTGTTCGGCGAATTCGTGTTCGCCAACCTGCTGGTGGGCACCCGCTACGAAACCCTGCAGGTGTACCTGAACAACATGCGCAACAGCAGCGGCCACTTCAACAGCGCCCTGGTGATCTCCTACTTCGCCTTCGTGCTGGTGCTGACCTGGGTCGCCAACCGCTTGAACAAGGACAAGACCTGA